The Gracilimonas sediminicola sequence TATTGGCGCAGGCCAAGATTGTCGATGTCGGTATTGGCGAGATTTGAATTGGGTACGCTCACCAGCGAGTTGTAAAAGGTGCGTACACGGGTTGAACGAAAGCCGACTTCCTCCACGGTTCCTTCCACATCCCCAACTTTAATCCAGTCGCCCATTTTAAAGGGACGGTCGAGCAGGATGGTGACCGACCCAAAGAAATTGGCCAGCGTTTCCCGGGCGGCTAATGCTACGGCCAAACCACCAATTCCTAATCCGGCTATCAGCGAAGCCACATTATATCCATTGTTTTGAAGGATGGCGATGACGCCCATCAGTACCACAAAAAAGCGCAGTGTTTTACGGATGAGCGGAACCAGCTGATCATCGAGCTGGGTTTCGGTTTTTGAGGTGAGTACGCTCAGGTATTGCGAAAATACATCGGCCAGGTTATAAAGCAGCCAAACCACGCCGACCGATACGACGATTTCCAGAATGGCGGAAAGGTAGTAACTGATGTTCACCGAAAACTGAAGATTGGAATAGGTGAGCAGGAAAAAGATCATCAGGAAAATAAAAGCAGCCGGCTTCTCAATACTGTTGATGAGGTCGTCATCCCAGGTGAACTTTGTTTTTTGGGCCAGTCGTTTAACGTAATTGTCGAGGATGAAGCCGAAGACTTTCATCAGAATAAGACCGGTAAGCAGCCAGATAAACACCGCGATATACTGCCAGATTTCGATGCCCAGCCACTCGTTGTGTGCCCAGTTGGGAAGGTTATCGGTAATCAGGGTTACATATCCCGAAAAAGTATCATCATATAATTCCGGTATGCGATTGATGGTGGCTTCTGAAAATACCCACTGGTTTTGGTCTGATTTTACCAGGTACACTTCGGGTAATGAGGAGAACAAAATATACTGCTGAAGCCCTGAAAGGCTGTCGGTATAGTTGGCGTTTGCAGGAATTTGATCATAGTCTATAAGCAGGCCGCGGGCATCCAGTACTTTTAAAAGTTCGCTGGCCAGTTGCAGTTTTTGTGCTTCCCCGGCATCTGAAAGCTTCATGGTTTTTATAACAAAATCCGGATTTTTATGACCGCTTTGCTGCCAATGCAGGAAGGTGTGAACAGCTCTCCTTGGGTTAGCCAGCAGGTCTTCATCCCTGGGCTGTGGCTGATTCTGAAAGGCAGAAAGGTCAGGAATAATAAATAGCATTGCTGCAAACAGCAGGAATCCGGATCTCAATTGGGCGAACATAACGTACTTTATTGATTTATGATAAGTGCCCAAATCTAAGAAATGTGAAGCTTGTAGTGAAAAGAGATAAGCAGAAATAAAAAGGCTCCGATGCGGAGCGTCAGAGCCAGAGTGTTATTAGAAACCAGAGCCAGTTTGTGGTTTGGTGTCAGGATCAGACTAAAAAGCTGAGAGAGTTGTATTTAGTTTCCCTGATGTTGCTTTATAGGGATAGAAATAAAACGATGCAGAATCTCTTCTGCCGGAGTCCATTCTGAATACGGTATCTATTTTCCCATTTAAGTAATGCCTATAGCATATAGAACACATCTTTATATAAACCGAGTCATCTACTTCACCTTTTATTTGTATTGCTTTCATCATGTGAGTTTCGCCGTTTAGATCAAGACTTAATATGGTAGGTTTAGAAAAATCTTCTATGACCACATCATCGGATGTGATGATGCATGAAACCGACATGAATGCTGTTAAAAGAAATATTAAAATGGTCTTCATTACTGTAAATTGTGAGCTGGAATTAGAGCCGGGACTTAGCCTCGTTGCAAAATTTTTATCGGGTCTATGAGCTTGAAGAAGAATAGTTAATCCTGTCTATGCCCGATTTTTTAAGTGTCTTTTGCACATCAAATACTGTGCCCATTATGGCTTCATTACTTACCGATAGAATTACGGAAAAATCTTTTGAAGATTCGTTTCGGACAGCATATTTCAAATCTTCAGTATGTAAAAGCGTACCATCTACCATGATTTTACCCGATTCAAGGATGTCGATAACTACATTTTTTTCATATTCCAGGAACTCGTCCGAAGTCATCATATTGAAATGGACGTTTCCAACATTCCGGTTTGCAAACTCTCTGGTTAAACGATGAACTAAGCTGGTATAGACTTTATCAGAAGAAGAAATTCTAACTTTAGTTTGCTCATTAACTTCCAAGACATCCAAAAACGCAGTTTCAGAGAGGGTGCGGCCATTTATTTTCATATCGCCATTCTCATACAGTCTAACATCTACGAGCTCCAGTTTTTCCTGATTATCCGCTGAGTGATTAACTGTTTCTGGCTCAGATGAGCATGAAATGATAATTGATAAAATGACAAGCCAAGTGAAAATGATTCGCATGTGTTAGTATCTAAGTGAATGTTTGGATAACAAGAGTTCTAAGAACATGCACAAATATTTCCGGAAAATAAAAAAGGCTCCGACGCGGAGCGTCAGAGCCAGGATATGATTTAACTTCAAAGTTAGATTAAGAGGTTTTTAACTGAAATAGAGGCTTTCGAAATTGCTTTGGCAATAAAAAAGCTTCTACAAAGCCGAGTACGTAATTTTTAGTTTTCCTGATTTAGCTTTAAAAGGGTAGAAATAGAATAATGTTGAATCTCTGCCAGCGAAATCCATTCTGAATGTAGTATCTATTTTTCCTTTTAGATAGTCTTTATAGCATGTAGAACACAATTTTATGTAGACTGAATCGTCAACAAAGCCTTTAACTTGCATTGCTTTACTTGTATGCATATCACCGCTTAAATCAAGATTTAAAACGACGGGTTCGGAAAAATCATCAATTACTACGTCTTCGCTGGTAGTGATGCATGAAATCATGATGAATGTCAGGAGAAAAGTTATGAATATGTTTTTCATGGTATGGTTAAAGTTTGTAGTGAAAGAAATATGCAGAAATAAAAAGGCTCCGACGCGGAGCGTCAGAGCCAGGTTGTTATTAGAAACCAGAGTCAGGTTGTGGTTTGGCGCAATAGCCAGTGAATCGGGTTCGATTAATGGTTATGATTCGTCATTTTTGTTGTTTCCTGACTTACCCCGGTCGGCCATGGACTTGAAGGCCTCGAGGAAATCCATTGGCAGCGGGAGGAAGGCAAAGGTGGCGTTTTCCTCACTGATTTCATTCATGGTTTGAAGGAAACGGAGCTGAAGGGCCGCGGGTGCTGTCTCGATCATCTTAGCGGCATCTACCAGCCGTTCAGCAGCCTGGAATTCACCTTCCGCATTAATGACTTTCGCTCGTCGGTCACGCTCAGTTTCAGCCTGTCGTGCCATAGCGCGCTTCATGTTCTCAGGCAGAACGACATCGCGAACCTCAACAGAAACTACTTTTATTCCCCAGGGATCGGTTTGAGTATCAATATTCTGCTGAATTTGTTTGTTGATTTTCTCGCGGTTTGCCAGCAATTCATCCAGTTCAACCTGCCCGATAATACTTCGCAGTGTTGTTTGTGCCAGCATGGAAGTAGCATGTATGTAGCGCTCAACCTGTATAACGGCTGCTTCGGCATCAACCACCCGGAAAAAAGTGATGGCATCCACATTTACAGTCACGTTGTCCTTGGTGATCACTTCCTGCCGGTCCACGTTAATGGTTAAAACACGCAGGTCAACCCGCTCAACTTTATCGATGAAGGGGATGAGTACGATCAGTCCCGGGCCCTTTACACTTTGGAATTTACCGAGCCGGAAAACGACCGCCCGTTCATATTCGCGCAGTATTTTGAAAATTTGCGGGGCCAATAACACAATAAAAACGACGATGGTTATCAGCCATGTGATATAGCCTGAAAAAATCTCAGTTGACTCCATGGTCAAACTCCTTATTTGGGGTGTATGGTTTTACGGTTACGGTGAGTCCTTCGAAACGGACGATCTCGCACCATTCGTTAGATTCAATTTCTTCTCCCTCGGTTACGGCGTTCCAGTATTCACCGGAAATCAGTATCCGGCCGCCTTCTTCGTTGATGTCATCAACAACTTTTGCCTTTTTCCCGATGAGGGATTCCAGCCCGGTTCGGTTTCCTGTAAATTGGGCTTTGATGCCGGAAGTGGCAATCCAGCCAAAAAAGATGGCGGTCATAATGGTTGCCGGTACCAGCCAGTACCAGTCGAGCTGCATGTTTTTGGGAAATTCCTGGAAGAGCATCAGGGCGCCGAGGAAAAAAGATACCGCTCCGCCCGTTATCAATATTCCGAAAGTGGGGGTAAAGGCTTCAATCAAAAATAACACAATCGCCAGTCCAATTAGCACAAAGCCGGCCACGTTGATTGGCATGGTTGCCGATCCGTAAAGTAGTAAAATCAGGGCAATCACTCCGGCAACACCGGGAACAATAGCTCCCGGGTTGGTTACCTCGCCCACAATCCCATAAATGGCAACCATCGTTAAAATCAGCATAATTTCAGGCCGCATGATGAAGCTGAAAAATTGTTCGGCAAAGGTTTCGCCTTCCTTATTAATACTGGCTTTTGCAGTTTGCAGGGTATCGCCTTCAAACACAAGGCCGTCCATTTGCACAAGAAGCTCGTTCAAATCCTGGGAAATAAAATCAATTACGTTAAGCTCAAGCGCTTCGGTTTCGGTGATGGCAGCTCCGTCCCGAACGGCCGACTTCGCCCACTCCGTATTCCGGTCACGCTCTTTAGCGATGTTTTCGATGAAGCTTTCGGAGTAGTTAAAAATCTTTTTCTGCATCA is a genomic window containing:
- a CDS encoding ExbD/TolR family protein, which translates into the protein MRIIFTWLVILSIIISCSSEPETVNHSADNQEKLELVDVRLYENGDMKINGRTLSETAFLDVLEVNEQTKVRISSSDKVYTSLVHRLTREFANRNVGNVHFNMMTSDEFLEYEKNVVIDILESGKIMVDGTLLHTEDLKYAVRNESSKDFSVILSVSNEAIMGTVFDVQKTLKKSGIDRINYSSSSS
- a CDS encoding slipin family protein; its protein translation is MESTEIFSGYITWLITIVVFIVLLAPQIFKILREYERAVVFRLGKFQSVKGPGLIVLIPFIDKVERVDLRVLTINVDRQEVITKDNVTVNVDAITFFRVVDAEAAVIQVERYIHATSMLAQTTLRSIIGQVELDELLANREKINKQIQQNIDTQTDPWGIKVVSVEVRDVVLPENMKRAMARQAETERDRRAKVINAEGEFQAAERLVDAAKMIETAPAALQLRFLQTMNEISEENATFAFLPLPMDFLEAFKSMADRGKSGNNKNDES
- a CDS encoding mechanosensitive ion channel family protein gives rise to the protein MLFIIPDLSAFQNQPQPRDEDLLANPRRAVHTFLHWQQSGHKNPDFVIKTMKLSDAGEAQKLQLASELLKVLDARGLLIDYDQIPANANYTDSLSGLQQYILFSSLPEVYLVKSDQNQWVFSEATINRIPELYDDTFSGYVTLITDNLPNWAHNEWLGIEIWQYIAVFIWLLTGLILMKVFGFILDNYVKRLAQKTKFTWDDDLINSIEKPAAFIFLMIFFLLTYSNLQFSVNISYYLSAILEIVVSVGVVWLLYNLADVFSQYLSVLTSKTETQLDDQLVPLIRKTLRFFVVLMGVIAILQNNGYNVASLIAGLGIGGLAVALAARETLANFFGSVTILLDRPFKMGDWIKVGDVEGTVEEVGFRSTRVRTFYNSLVSVPNSNLANTDIDNLGLRQYRRLKTVLNLTYSTTPEQMEAFVEGIKAIVKANKHFRQDVYEVHFNSFGAHSLDVLVYVFFDVPDWSTELQQRHNFFLEVLKLAKEVGVEFAFPTQTLHMDSFYKDEPRKAGEERSEEELASAVYQFGPDGEKKSAEGTRIFKDGEEIDFGAGK
- a CDS encoding NfeD family protein, giving the protein MIKKISLFLLGLVLSSAYAPSVLAQADSTAQTSVTVITVKGAIGPTTTNYIRRGLETARERGDEVLIIELDTPGGLLNSTQDIVQEMLASEMPIAVYVTPSGGNAGSAGTFITLAAHVAAMAPTTTIGAASPVSMGGQPQDTVMQKKIFNYSESFIENIAKERDRNTEWAKSAVRDGAAITETEALELNVIDFISQDLNELLVQMDGLVFEGDTLQTAKASINKEGETFAEQFFSFIMRPEIMLILTMVAIYGIVGEVTNPGAIVPGVAGVIALILLLYGSATMPINVAGFVLIGLAIVLFLIEAFTPTFGILITGGAVSFFLGALMLFQEFPKNMQLDWYWLVPATIMTAIFFGWIATSGIKAQFTGNRTGLESLIGKKAKVVDDINEEGGRILISGEYWNAVTEGEEIESNEWCEIVRFEGLTVTVKPYTPNKEFDHGVN